From the genome of Syntrophorhabdaceae bacterium:
ATTCAGTCTCATATTGGATGATGCCTGCAAAATATATACCATTGAAAACAAAGAATTTATGCTTAAAAAAATAAGCACCACATTTCATGGTAGAGATATATTTGCCCCTGTGGCAGCAAATATATCCTTAGGTATAGATTTTAATTTACTGGGGAAAAGGATATGGGATCCTGTTTTACTATCTAACATATATCCCAAGGTTGAGTCCAATAACCTATATGGAGAGATTGTGCGATTCGATAGATTCGGTAATGCCATAACAAATATAGATTCCAATACCTTTTATGATTTTATAGCCCACAGAGAATACAGGATAGAGATAGGGGCAATCTCTTTTAGTTCCATAGCTAACAGCTATTTTGAAGGTGACCTAATCTGCCTGTTTGGAAGTTCAGGTTATCTTGAGTTCGGTTGTTATAAAGGCAGTTTCAGAGATAGGATGGGCGCCTCAAGGGGAGATGAGGTGAGGGTAAAAATCACTTTTTAATGATATATTCTGCTATTATTCGGGCAAACTCCTGATTTCCATAAGGTGAAAAATGCCCGAGATTATCCACAAAATATTTTTGTGTATAGTGGACATCCAGGACATCTTTTATAAAATCAGCCTTTTCTTTTAGACATACCTCTTGTAAAGCCTTATTATAAGCCTCTGTAATCGCCTTTAAGTCTTTGTCTTTCACAAATGGAAGCCATCCATAAGGTTTATCTCCTGTAAGTTTTTCAAAATTCATAATCTGTGGGACAAAAACAGGCCTTATGCCCTGTGCCCTGCACAGGGATATGAGGAGCTTTATATTCCTCTTGTAAAGGCTCAGTGCCCTCATATCTATCTTGTCGGTTAATAGATCAGGGTTACCTTTTAAGGTAAATACGCCTTCAGGGTCCTGGACAAAAATCTTTTTTAATAAATTTGAGGCTGTAATGATGAGCATGGAGTGATTACCGAATTTTAACGAACCTAAGAGAAGATGATTGTGCTGTGACCTGCCATGAAAATCTGAATAATCAGACCTAAGACCTGCCACATGGACATTCCTCATATCATTCCATCCTATATAGTATATACACATGACAGGGGATAGGTCGGAGAGGTTTAGAGCACTCTGGATTATATGCTCTACAGTTGTATAACCTGGAACTCCATAATTTAGAACCTCATAGTTTGCACCGAGTTCCTTTTCAAGAAAAAAGGGCCAGGTCTCGTT
Proteins encoded in this window:
- a CDS encoding SAM-dependent chlorinase/fluorinase, translated to MEELPIITLLTDFGLKDTYVGQMKAVIFSINPRAKIIDITHEIEPQDIREAAFLIKEYYGFFPQGSIHVAVVDPEVGSSRRPLAIKKEGQIFIGPDNGIFSLILDDACKIYTIENKEFMLKKISTTFHGRDIFAPVAANISLGIDFNLLGKRIWDPVLLSNIYPKVESNNLYGEIVRFDRFGNAITNIDSNTFYDFIAHREYRIEIGAISFSSIANSYFEGDLICLFGSSGYLEFGCYKGSFRDRMGASRGDEVRVKITF
- a CDS encoding GDSL-type esterase/lipase family protein, producing the protein MAKKNSILIKVMAVLIIIVICLLALEAAGQVIFRLKNGYWLFKHEDDQYRVLFRKHPFLIAEPRPDTVYITKNNLRFSHNNLGLRGKTINVQKKQGIKRIAVLGGSSTYCTGVSDNETWPFFLEKELGANYEVLNYGVPGYTTVEHIIQSALNLSDLSPVMCIYYIGWNDMRNVHVAGLRSDYSDFHGRSQHNHLLLGSLKFGNHSMLIITASNLLKKIFVQDPEGVFTLKGNPDLLTDKIDMRALSLYKRNIKLLISLCRAQGIRPVFVPQIMNFEKLTGDKPYGWLPFVKDKDLKAITEAYNKALQEVCLKEKADFIKDVLDVHYTQKYFVDNLGHFSPYGNQEFARIIAEYIIKK